In one Streptomyces sp. T12 genomic region, the following are encoded:
- a CDS encoding serine/threonine-protein kinase — protein MTRDTSLFSGRPSELIGRKVAGYRIEREIGRGGMAVVYRARDLRLERTVALKLLAPELARNDTFRRRFSHESRVAAAIDHPHIVPVFEAGETDGVLYIAMRYVEGSDLRHLLDRGRPLPPATTLRIAVQVASALDAAHEHGLVHRDVKPGNILVSRGTDSDHPEHVYLTDFGLTKKSLSLTGFTSVGQFVGTLDYVAPEQISGRPVDARCDVYGLACVLYECLAGCPPFRRDDDMALLWAHQYDEPPPLTEARPDFAASVDAVFATALAKNPDDRHDSCLALVADLRSAVAGGTDTERAPTEVDLKAVAQPNEPAQDVPKPPPRWAEPVFRR, from the coding sequence ATGACCCGTGACACGAGCCTCTTCTCGGGCCGGCCCTCCGAGCTGATCGGCCGGAAGGTCGCCGGCTACCGCATCGAGCGCGAGATCGGCCGGGGCGGCATGGCCGTGGTCTACCGCGCCCGGGACCTGCGCCTGGAGCGCACCGTCGCGTTGAAGCTCCTCGCCCCCGAACTCGCCCGCAACGACACCTTCCGCCGCCGCTTCAGCCACGAGTCCCGGGTGGCCGCCGCGATCGACCATCCGCACATCGTGCCGGTCTTCGAGGCGGGCGAGACGGACGGTGTCCTGTACATCGCCATGCGCTACGTCGAGGGCAGCGACCTGCGCCATCTCCTCGACCGCGGGCGCCCGTTGCCGCCCGCGACGACCCTGCGCATCGCCGTACAGGTCGCCTCCGCCCTCGACGCGGCGCACGAGCACGGGCTGGTCCACCGGGACGTCAAACCCGGCAACATCCTCGTCTCGCGCGGCACCGACAGCGACCACCCCGAGCACGTCTACCTCACCGACTTCGGCCTGACGAAGAAGTCGCTGTCCCTGACCGGCTTCACGAGCGTCGGCCAGTTCGTCGGCACGCTGGACTACGTGGCCCCCGAGCAGATCTCGGGCCGGCCGGTCGACGCGCGCTGCGACGTCTACGGGCTCGCCTGCGTGCTCTACGAGTGCCTGGCCGGCTGCCCGCCGTTCCGCCGCGACGACGACATGGCCCTGCTGTGGGCCCACCAGTACGACGAGCCGCCGCCCCTGACCGAGGCCCGCCCGGACTTCGCTGCGTCCGTCGACGCCGTGTTCGCCACGGCGCTGGCCAAGAACCCCGACGACCGCCACGACTCCTGCCTCGCCCTCGTCGCCGACCTGCGCTCCGCCGTGGCCGGTGGCACGGACACGGAGCGCGCGCCGACGGAGGTGGACCTCAAGGCCGTAGCGCAGCCGAACGAGCCCGCGCAGGACGTCCCGAAACCACCACCCCGCTGGGCCGAGCCGGTCTTTCGTCGGTGA
- a CDS encoding streptophobe family protein codes for MSVLTPTRPAVASHGWVQALAAVLAGLVSMGVVAALGLWAAGASELPDNAFPRVVAATVVTAVGGTVELSGNAGGLAESDAGLTVIPLSVTLVGALVLAAGFLRPLRHRAVAGPGELAGWAARIAVLWLVGLLALAYAARQTFSLSLGDLGEDALGDLGDVFGISPEVGFETDVPATVFFGLLWLAGVLVLALLVSRGAPLPGRLLRFQESVRPAAYAMVVLLFAWVGLGVVIGLVVAATRGHAVETLAVILLGMPNLVWLALTIGLGATWNGRVEGPFGLPMPHVLDEVLRGREVAELNLGTLAEHDGRVWWLVAVDAVLLLAVAFVMARRSPARMRAWQHALHMAVALALTVLMICLVGRISAHYGLSVLGIGDLGGDLGGELFLKPEVWTAFGLALLWGLVAGFLGGLLARPVRHRGAVAALWER; via the coding sequence GTGAGCGTGCTGACCCCCACCCGTCCGGCCGTGGCGAGCCATGGCTGGGTCCAGGCCCTCGCCGCGGTGCTGGCCGGGCTGGTCTCGATGGGGGTGGTCGCAGCGCTGGGACTGTGGGCGGCCGGGGCCTCTGAGCTCCCGGACAACGCCTTCCCGCGGGTCGTCGCCGCGACCGTGGTCACGGCGGTCGGCGGCACGGTCGAGCTCTCCGGCAACGCCGGCGGGCTGGCCGAGTCCGACGCCGGGCTGACCGTGATCCCGCTGTCCGTCACGCTCGTCGGAGCCCTCGTCCTGGCCGCCGGTTTCCTGCGGCCGCTGCGGCACCGGGCGGTCGCCGGCCCCGGGGAACTCGCCGGATGGGCGGCCAGGATCGCCGTGCTGTGGCTGGTCGGGCTGCTCGCGCTGGCCTACGCCGCCCGCCAGACCTTCTCCCTCTCCCTCGGCGACCTCGGGGAGGACGCCCTGGGTGACCTCGGTGACGTGTTCGGCATCTCACCGGAGGTCGGCTTCGAAACGGACGTCCCGGCGACGGTGTTCTTCGGCCTGCTGTGGCTGGCGGGCGTGCTGGTGCTGGCCCTGCTGGTCTCGCGCGGGGCTCCGCTGCCCGGCCGGCTGCTGCGCTTCCAGGAGTCGGTACGGCCGGCCGCGTACGCCATGGTGGTGCTGCTGTTCGCATGGGTCGGGCTGGGTGTCGTCATCGGCCTGGTCGTCGCGGCGACACGCGGGCATGCGGTCGAGACGCTCGCGGTGATCCTGCTCGGGATGCCGAACCTGGTGTGGCTCGCGCTCACGATCGGGCTCGGCGCGACATGGAACGGCCGGGTGGAGGGGCCGTTCGGGCTGCCCATGCCGCATGTCCTCGACGAGGTGCTGCGCGGCCGGGAGGTCGCCGAGCTGAATCTCGGCACGCTCGCCGAGCACGACGGCAGGGTGTGGTGGCTGGTCGCCGTCGACGCGGTGCTGCTGCTGGCGGTCGCGTTCGTGATGGCGCGGCGCTCACCCGCCCGGATGCGCGCCTGGCAGCACGCCCTCCACATGGCGGTCGCTCTCGCGCTCACGGTCCTGATGATCTGCCTCGTCGGCCGGATCTCCGCGCACTACGGCCTGTCGGTCCTGGGCATCGGCGACCTGGGCGGGGATCTGGGCGGCGAGCTGTTCCTGAAGCCCGAGGTGTGGACCGCGTTCGGGCTGGCGCTGCTGTGGGGGCTGGTCGCCGGGTTCCTCGGCGGGCTGCTGGCGCGGCCGGTGCGGCACAGGGGCGCGGTCGCGGCGCTCTGGGAACGATGA
- a CDS encoding DUF6777 domain-containing protein has translation MSVEPPSSGRPTGPPSGPLSGPSGPPSQPPGDGGPGGPWPEPHHPWWKSVPRIAVLTAVVVAAVVLAVVLSRGGGDTSPVASGEVFGQPKDKQGPDPFTESTAEKTSAAPVTPSPAEPAPTNSVRRVDGGAPGLYGGSRNVASCDVEKQIEYLQADPEKNRAFASVAHVDASGVPSYLRSLTPVQLRMDTRVTNHGYRDGAATSYQAVLQAGTAVLVDDRGVPRVRCACGNPLTDPVAQQGTFKRTGETWPSYSSANVVVVAPSVTIVNVFVIFDVERDEWISRQRGDDGGKDKKTRPPVRPSPSVSVSTPTSPSSPSKCVPLPDDATEMPPGSASPCPPTSTAPSSPSTNPQTSTSEPTTTKPETSASPETSASTSKPPSDGDTTATSQSASTASRSGSVSGSPSL, from the coding sequence GTGAGCGTCGAACCCCCGTCCTCCGGCCGCCCCACAGGACCGCCCTCGGGCCCCCTTTCGGGCCCTTCCGGCCCACCCTCGCAGCCTCCGGGCGACGGCGGTCCGGGAGGGCCCTGGCCCGAACCCCACCACCCTTGGTGGAAGTCCGTACCCCGCATCGCGGTGCTCACCGCCGTGGTGGTGGCCGCCGTGGTCCTCGCCGTCGTCCTCTCGCGAGGCGGCGGCGACACCAGCCCCGTGGCCAGCGGCGAGGTCTTCGGCCAGCCCAAGGACAAGCAGGGCCCCGACCCGTTCACCGAGTCCACGGCGGAGAAGACCTCCGCCGCGCCCGTCACCCCGTCCCCGGCCGAACCGGCGCCCACGAACTCCGTACGGCGTGTCGACGGCGGCGCACCGGGCCTGTACGGCGGCAGCCGCAACGTGGCCAGCTGCGACGTCGAGAAGCAGATCGAGTACCTCCAGGCGGACCCGGAGAAGAACAGGGCGTTCGCGTCGGTCGCCCACGTCGACGCGTCCGGCGTCCCCTCCTACCTGCGCTCGCTCACCCCGGTCCAGCTGCGTATGGACACCCGCGTCACCAACCACGGCTACCGCGACGGCGCCGCCACCAGCTACCAGGCCGTCCTCCAGGCCGGCACGGCGGTCCTCGTCGACGACCGCGGAGTGCCTCGGGTGCGCTGCGCCTGCGGCAACCCGCTGACCGATCCGGTCGCCCAGCAGGGCACGTTCAAGCGGACGGGTGAGACCTGGCCGTCGTACAGCTCCGCGAACGTCGTGGTGGTCGCGCCCTCGGTCACGATCGTCAACGTCTTCGTCATCTTCGACGTCGAGCGCGACGAGTGGATCTCCCGGCAACGCGGCGACGACGGCGGCAAGGACAAGAAGACCCGCCCGCCCGTGAGGCCCTCCCCGTCGGTGAGCGTGTCGACACCGACGTCGCCGAGCTCCCCGTCGAAGTGCGTCCCGCTGCCCGACGACGCCACGGAGATGCCCCCCGGTTCGGCCTCACCCTGCCCGCCCACGTCGACCGCCCCGTCCTCGCCCTCGACGAACCCGCAGACGTCGACGAGCGAGCCGACGACCACGAAGCCCGAAACATCCGCGTCGCCCGAGACGTCGGCTTCCACCTCCAAGCCGCCGTCGGACGGGGACACGACCGCGACGTCACAGTCGGCGTCCACCGCGAGCAGGAGTGGGAGCGTGTCGGGCTCACCCTCGCTGTGA
- a CDS encoding ATP-binding protein yields the protein MIEHVDGAVIPTGFDVPVEPLRRAAHYSGEPGCIAEARSFAALFLGRLRTEWCATIGEPAEDKVLLVVSELVTNADRHSNGPYILDLEGTDDAVMVSVYDSSSALPRRYPKDPERVGRHGLEIVHALAAEVTVEKVPVGKRVRALLRLTDE from the coding sequence ATGATCGAGCACGTGGACGGGGCAGTGATTCCGACTGGTTTCGACGTGCCCGTGGAACCGCTTCGGCGGGCGGCGCACTACAGCGGTGAACCGGGATGCATCGCCGAGGCGCGGTCCTTCGCCGCGCTGTTCCTGGGCCGGCTCAGGACCGAGTGGTGCGCCACGATCGGCGAGCCCGCCGAGGACAAGGTGCTCCTGGTGGTCAGCGAGCTGGTCACCAACGCCGACCGGCACAGCAACGGCCCGTACATCCTGGACCTGGAGGGCACGGACGACGCCGTCATGGTCTCCGTGTACGACAGCAGCTCCGCCCTGCCCCGCCGCTACCCCAAGGACCCGGAGCGCGTCGGCCGCCACGGCCTGGAGATAGTGCACGCGCTCGCGGCGGAGGTCACCGTGGAAAAGGTGCCGGTCGGCAAGCGGGTGCGGGCGCTGCTGCGGCTGACCGACGAGTGA
- a CDS encoding helix-turn-helix domain-containing protein: MSNQPPNEARVIPLRPPAVRPAAAPSPQGETKEPLWRDLVGDVLRRERLTQERTLKDVADAARISMPYLSEVERGRKEASSEVLAAAAHALGLGLGDLLSRAQGELVRITSRRVPGAGRSRAGSSYDGMCLAA; the protein is encoded by the coding sequence GTGAGCAACCAACCGCCGAACGAAGCCCGCGTCATTCCGCTGCGCCCGCCTGCCGTGCGCCCGGCCGCCGCTCCGTCACCGCAGGGGGAGACCAAGGAACCCCTGTGGCGCGACCTGGTCGGCGACGTCCTGCGCCGCGAGCGCCTGACTCAGGAGCGCACGCTCAAGGACGTGGCCGACGCGGCCCGGATCTCCATGCCGTATCTCTCGGAGGTGGAGCGGGGCCGCAAGGAGGCCTCCTCGGAGGTCCTCGCGGCCGCCGCCCACGCCCTGGGGCTCGGCCTCGGCGACCTGCTGTCCCGTGCGCAGGGCGAGCTCGTGCGGATCACCAGCCGCCGGGTGCCGGGCGCCGGCCGCAGCAGGGCCGGTTCGTCGTACGACGGGATGTGCCTGGCCGCGTGA
- a CDS encoding ClpP family protease produces the protein MGTYTIPNVVERTPQGERSYDVFSRLLSERIIFLGTEIDDGVANVVIAQLLHLESAAPESEVAIYINSPGGSFTSLMAIYDTMTYVQAPISTFCVGQAASTAAVLLAGGDPGRRFVLEHARVLLGQPASGGSRGVVSDLALQAKEMVRIRSQVEEVLARHTHHDIATLRADMDRDKVFTAQEAVAYGLADEVVSRRLVRV, from the coding sequence ATGGGGACCTACACGATTCCGAACGTCGTCGAGCGCACCCCGCAGGGTGAGCGGTCCTACGACGTGTTCAGCCGGCTGCTGTCGGAGCGGATCATCTTCCTCGGCACGGAGATCGACGACGGCGTCGCCAACGTCGTCATCGCGCAACTGCTCCATCTGGAGTCGGCGGCGCCGGAGAGCGAGGTCGCCATCTACATCAACTCCCCCGGCGGCTCGTTCACTTCGCTCATGGCGATCTACGACACGATGACGTACGTGCAGGCGCCGATCTCCACGTTCTGCGTGGGCCAGGCGGCGTCAACGGCGGCCGTACTGCTGGCCGGAGGGGACCCGGGCCGGCGGTTCGTGCTGGAGCACGCGCGCGTGCTGCTCGGTCAGCCCGCCAGCGGCGGCAGCCGGGGCGTGGTGTCCGATCTCGCTCTCCAGGCCAAGGAGATGGTCCGGATCCGCTCGCAGGTCGAGGAGGTGCTGGCCCGGCACACGCACCACGACATCGCCACGCTGCGCGCGGACATGGACCGCGACAAGGTGTTCACCGCGCAGGAAGCGGTGGCGTACGGGCTGGCCGACGAGGTGGTGAGCCGGCGCCTCGTGCGGGTCTGA
- a CDS encoding ATP-dependent Clp protease proteolytic subunit, which yields MTPPTTLAPRAEEGDTPPTRFDDQLASQLLAQRIVLLGTQVDEVSANRVCAQLLILSAEDPRTDIALYINSPGGSVHAGLAIYDTMRLIPNDVSTLAMGFAASMGQFLLSVGAEGKRCALPNARIMMHQPSAGIGGTTADIEIQAENLEFTKKTIERITAEHTGQSPETISRDGDRDRWFTAEEAREYGMVDRVVESLTDVRPASSRRRMGL from the coding sequence ATGACACCACCGACCACGCTCGCCCCGCGGGCGGAGGAGGGCGACACCCCTCCCACCCGCTTCGACGACCAGCTCGCGTCCCAGCTGCTGGCGCAGCGCATCGTCCTGCTGGGCACCCAGGTCGACGAGGTCTCCGCGAACCGGGTCTGCGCCCAGCTGCTGATCCTGTCCGCGGAGGACCCGCGCACCGACATCGCCCTGTACATCAACAGCCCCGGCGGCTCGGTGCACGCCGGCCTCGCCATCTACGACACGATGCGGCTGATCCCGAACGACGTGTCGACGCTCGCCATGGGCTTCGCGGCCAGCATGGGCCAGTTCCTGCTGAGCGTCGGCGCCGAGGGCAAGCGGTGCGCGCTGCCGAACGCGCGGATCATGATGCACCAGCCGTCGGCGGGCATCGGCGGCACCACCGCGGACATCGAGATCCAGGCGGAGAACCTGGAGTTCACCAAGAAGACCATCGAGCGGATCACCGCGGAGCACACCGGCCAGAGTCCGGAGACCATCTCCCGGGACGGCGACCGCGACCGCTGGTTCACGGCCGAGGAGGCCAGGGAGTACGGCATGGTGGACCGGGTGGTGGAGTCCCTCACGGACGTCCGCCCGGCTTCCTCCCGACGACGGATGGGGCTGTGA
- a CDS encoding epoxide hydrolase family protein: MTSSPADSGIHPFRIDIPQSDLDDLHRRLDATRWPDELPGVGWAYGVPSEYLRELVRYWRHDYDWRAAEARLNEWPQFTTEIDGAHVHFAHVRSPEPDATPLIITHGWPGSIVEFLDIVGPLTDPAAHGGDPADAFHVVLPSIPGFGFSGPTRETGWEARRIADAWAELMTRLGYQRFGAQGGDWGAGISRELGRVHPDRSIGIHLNLLPGAQAATEPTPEELQALSPQERERALTSWRRWADWFRDGTGYFHVQSTRPQTLSYALTDSPVGQLAWIVEKFQEWTDSGQLPEEAVDRDLMLTNVMLYWLTGTAGSSARIYYERAHATGDRIAAPHEPSTAPTAVASFPGDPQIPLRHKAERTENIVRWTELDRGGHFAAMEEPDLLVEDVRAFFRQLREKG, from the coding sequence ATGACGTCTTCGCCCGCCGACAGCGGCATCCACCCCTTCCGTATCGACATCCCGCAGAGCGACCTGGACGACCTCCACCGTCGCCTCGACGCCACCCGGTGGCCGGATGAACTGCCCGGGGTGGGATGGGCGTACGGAGTTCCGTCGGAGTATCTGCGCGAGCTGGTGCGGTACTGGCGGCACGATTACGACTGGCGGGCCGCAGAGGCGCGGCTGAACGAGTGGCCGCAGTTCACGACCGAGATCGACGGCGCGCATGTGCACTTCGCTCATGTCCGCTCCCCCGAGCCCGATGCCACCCCGCTGATCATCACGCACGGCTGGCCGGGCTCGATCGTCGAGTTCCTCGACATCGTGGGGCCGTTGACGGATCCCGCGGCGCACGGCGGTGACCCCGCCGACGCCTTCCACGTCGTGCTGCCGAGCATCCCCGGCTTCGGGTTCTCCGGGCCCACCCGGGAGACGGGCTGGGAGGCGCGCCGGATCGCCGACGCGTGGGCCGAGTTGATGACACGCCTGGGCTACCAGCGGTTCGGCGCCCAGGGCGGCGACTGGGGCGCCGGCATCTCCCGCGAGCTGGGCCGCGTCCACCCCGACCGGTCCATCGGCATCCACCTCAACCTGCTGCCCGGTGCGCAGGCGGCCACCGAGCCGACCCCCGAGGAGCTTCAGGCGCTGAGCCCGCAGGAGCGCGAGCGCGCGCTCACCTCGTGGCGGCGGTGGGCCGATTGGTTCCGCGACGGGACGGGCTACTTCCATGTGCAGTCCACGCGGCCGCAGACCCTGTCGTACGCACTCACCGACTCCCCGGTCGGCCAACTCGCCTGGATCGTCGAGAAGTTCCAGGAGTGGACGGACTCCGGGCAGCTGCCCGAGGAGGCCGTGGACCGGGACCTGATGCTCACGAACGTGATGCTGTACTGGCTGACGGGCACGGCCGGTTCGTCCGCCCGGATCTACTACGAGCGCGCCCACGCCACGGGCGACCGGATCGCCGCTCCGCACGAGCCCTCGACCGCCCCGACCGCGGTGGCCTCCTTCCCCGGCGATCCGCAGATCCCGCTGCGCCACAAGGCGGAGCGGACGGAGAACATCGTGCGCTGGACGGAGCTCGACCGGGGCGGGCACTTCGCGGCGATGGAGGAGCCCGACCTGCTGGTGGAGGACGTACGGGCGTTCTTCCGGCAGTTGCGCGAGAAGGGCTGA
- a CDS encoding VOC family protein: MATDGFTTCLWFDGQAEEAAHFYVSIFKNSSVGKLARYPEGAMQPAGSVMTVEFTANGHKFLGLNGGPQFKFTEATSFMIFCENQEEIDYYWAKLTENGGEPGPCGWLKDRYGVSWQVVPDRLQEMITDPDPAKAARVTEAFMAMSKFDIAALDKAYAGE, from the coding sequence ATGGCAACCGACGGATTCACCACGTGTCTCTGGTTCGACGGCCAGGCCGAGGAGGCCGCCCATTTCTACGTCTCGATCTTCAAGAACTCCAGCGTCGGCAAGCTCGCCCGCTACCCCGAGGGAGCGATGCAGCCCGCCGGCAGCGTGATGACCGTCGAGTTCACGGCCAACGGCCACAAGTTCCTCGGGCTCAACGGCGGCCCCCAGTTCAAGTTCACCGAGGCGACCTCCTTCATGATCTTCTGCGAGAACCAGGAGGAGATCGACTACTACTGGGCCAAGCTCACCGAGAACGGCGGCGAACCCGGCCCGTGCGGCTGGCTCAAGGACAGGTACGGCGTGTCCTGGCAGGTCGTCCCGGACCGGCTCCAGGAGATGATCACCGACCCCGACCCGGCGAAGGCGGCCCGCGTGACCGAGGCGTTCATGGCCATGAGCAAGTTCGACATCGCCGCCCTGGACAAGGCCTACGCGGGCGAGTGA
- a CDS encoding SGNH/GDSL hydrolase family protein: MRKPWIVGVLLAAVLLGACGDPASGPEAAAPPEVPEASATTHQRAPASPGASAKAPAAKAPSVLYLGDSLAMEAQKVLGQELRRGLRATYTSAPYSGTTLCDYLEGTGKRSLVPVADKAAALVRRLRPDFVVLQFWGNAWGYTPCMDGITYDASPEKYFARYAADMKRLADQIAAAGDARIVWVSQGPDPITPERVRRVNALYEEQAAGSGDLVADAGKAVSAAGARYSWVQYLPCTAYEREHSGYCTQPGRDRTALHRDDDYLHFCLAPTTSTPKPCPVRSPGILRITLEITRAIRESP; this comes from the coding sequence ATGCGCAAGCCGTGGATCGTCGGGGTGCTGCTGGCCGCCGTGCTCCTCGGGGCGTGCGGGGACCCGGCGTCCGGGCCGGAGGCCGCCGCGCCGCCCGAGGTGCCGGAGGCGTCGGCCACCACCCACCAGCGGGCGCCCGCCTCGCCCGGCGCCTCTGCCAAGGCGCCCGCTGCGAAGGCGCCCTCCGTGCTGTATCTGGGCGACTCGCTCGCGATGGAGGCGCAGAAGGTACTCGGGCAGGAGCTGCGCCGCGGCCTACGGGCGACGTACACGAGCGCCCCCTACTCGGGAACCACCCTGTGCGACTACCTGGAAGGCACGGGCAAGCGGTCCCTCGTCCCCGTCGCGGACAAGGCGGCGGCCCTGGTGCGCCGGCTGCGGCCGGACTTCGTGGTGCTGCAGTTCTGGGGCAACGCGTGGGGTTACACACCGTGCATGGACGGGATCACGTACGACGCCTCCCCCGAGAAGTACTTCGCGCGGTACGCGGCCGACATGAAGCGGCTCGCCGACCAGATCGCCGCTGCCGGGGACGCCCGGATCGTCTGGGTGTCGCAGGGCCCGGACCCGATCACCCCCGAGCGGGTCCGGCGCGTCAACGCCCTCTACGAGGAGCAGGCCGCCGGCTCGGGCGACCTGGTCGCGGACGCGGGCAAGGCGGTGAGTGCGGCCGGGGCGCGTTACTCCTGGGTCCAGTACCTGCCGTGCACGGCGTACGAGCGCGAACACTCCGGGTACTGCACTCAGCCGGGCCGCGACCGGACGGCGCTGCACCGCGACGACGACTACCTGCACTTCTGTCTGGCGCCCACGACCTCGACACCGAAGCCCTGTCCGGTCCGCTCCCCCGGGATCCTGCGGATCACCCTGGAGATCACTCGGGCGATCCGCGAGAGTCCGTAG
- a CDS encoding geranyl diphosphate 2-C-methyltransferase, translating to MTIAPEAGTAAAPVPSQSTYQTRVADYWNAEENPVNLELGKIDDLYHHHYGIGAADRSVLDEPDPALRGERITAELHRLEHAQAELLATHLGPLTPTDRVFDAGCGRGGGSVVAHLRYGCQADGVTLSAKQAQFANEQARKRSIDDRVRYHCRNMLDTGLPSGEFAASWNNESTMYVELDLLFAEHARLLRRGGRYVVITGCYNDTYGRASREVSLINAHYICDIHPRSAYFRAMARNRLVPVHVQDLTEATIPYWELRREAEHLVTGIEDTFLTAYKNGSFQYLLIAADRV from the coding sequence TTGACCATCGCCCCCGAAGCCGGCACCGCCGCAGCACCGGTGCCGTCCCAGTCCACGTACCAGACCCGCGTCGCGGACTACTGGAACGCCGAGGAGAACCCGGTCAACCTCGAACTCGGAAAGATCGACGACCTGTACCACCATCACTACGGCATCGGCGCCGCCGACCGCTCCGTGCTCGACGAGCCCGATCCCGCTCTGCGCGGCGAACGCATCACCGCCGAACTGCACCGGCTGGAACACGCCCAGGCCGAACTGCTCGCCACCCACCTGGGCCCGCTGACGCCCACCGATCGTGTCTTCGACGCCGGCTGCGGACGCGGCGGCGGCAGCGTGGTGGCGCATCTGCGCTACGGCTGCCAGGCGGACGGCGTCACGCTCTCCGCCAAGCAGGCCCAGTTCGCGAACGAGCAGGCCCGCAAGCGGAGCATCGACGACCGGGTCCGCTACCACTGCCGCAACATGCTCGACACCGGGCTGCCGTCCGGAGAGTTCGCGGCGTCGTGGAACAACGAGTCCACGATGTACGTCGAGCTGGACCTGCTGTTCGCCGAGCACGCCCGGCTGCTGCGCCGCGGCGGCCGCTATGTGGTGATCACCGGCTGCTACAACGACACCTACGGGCGCGCCTCCCGCGAGGTCTCCCTCATCAACGCCCACTACATCTGCGACATCCACCCACGCTCGGCGTACTTCCGGGCCATGGCCCGCAACCGGCTGGTCCCGGTCCATGTACAGGACCTGACCGAGGCGACGATCCCCTACTGGGAGCTGCGCCGCGAGGCCGAGCACCTGGTGACGGGCATCGAGGACACGTTCCTGACCGCGTACAAGAACGGCAGTTTCCAGTACCTGCTGATCGCGGCGGACCGCGTCTGA
- a CDS encoding family 2 encapsulin nanocompartment cargo protein terpene cyclase, with protein sequence MSTAPTTAASAMPLPGPPNLARTVRTRRGGAIPGLRYRSVAPADPEKVEEIDRRLEAWAGRLDLFPQAWSGDFSGFQFGRAVVLQHPAAADLERLTVAGKLLLAENIVDNCYCEEDEDKGGSRSGLGGRLIMAQSALDPYHGTPELQEEWLHGMQRDGPLRSYHWALKDYAVVATPSQTDRLVHDLARLHLGYLGEAAWGETRYTPRVWEYLVMRQFNNFRPCLSIVDAIDGYELPEAVYARPEIQRITALAANATTIVNDLYSFTKELASDPTHLNLPQVIAANERCGLKAAYLKAVEIHNRIMEAYEEESALLSATSPLVERYTRGLSDWVAGNHEWHATNTHRYHLPNYW encoded by the coding sequence ATGAGCACGGCCCCGACCACCGCCGCCTCCGCGATGCCGCTGCCCGGTCCGCCCAACCTCGCGCGCACCGTGCGGACCCGGCGCGGCGGTGCGATCCCCGGCCTCAGATACCGGTCGGTCGCCCCCGCGGACCCCGAGAAGGTCGAGGAGATCGACCGCAGGCTGGAGGCCTGGGCCGGGCGCCTGGACCTGTTCCCGCAGGCCTGGTCGGGGGACTTCTCGGGGTTCCAGTTCGGCCGGGCGGTGGTGCTCCAGCACCCGGCCGCGGCCGACCTGGAGCGCCTGACGGTGGCCGGGAAGCTGCTGCTGGCCGAGAACATCGTCGACAACTGCTACTGCGAGGAGGACGAGGACAAGGGCGGGTCGAGGAGCGGGCTCGGCGGGCGGCTGATCATGGCCCAGTCTGCGCTGGACCCGTACCACGGCACACCGGAGCTGCAGGAGGAGTGGCTGCACGGCATGCAGAGGGACGGCCCGCTGCGGTCGTACCACTGGGCCCTGAAGGACTACGCCGTCGTCGCCACGCCCAGCCAGACCGACCGGCTCGTGCACGATCTCGCCCGGCTGCACCTCGGCTACCTGGGCGAGGCGGCCTGGGGCGAGACCCGGTACACGCCCCGGGTGTGGGAGTACCTGGTGATGCGGCAGTTCAACAACTTCCGTCCCTGTCTGTCGATCGTCGACGCCATCGACGGCTACGAGCTGCCCGAGGCGGTGTACGCCCGCCCCGAGATCCAGCGCATCACCGCGCTCGCCGCCAACGCCACCACGATCGTCAACGACCTGTACTCCTTCACCAAGGAACTGGCCAGCGACCCGACGCATCTCAACCTGCCGCAGGTCATCGCCGCGAACGAGCGATGCGGGCTCAAGGCCGCGTATCTGAAGGCCGTCGAGATCCACAACCGGATCATGGAGGCCTACGAGGAGGAGTCGGCCCTGCTGTCCGCCACCTCACCCCTCGTGGAGCGCTACACGCGAGGGCTGTCCGACTGGGTGGCCGGCAACCACGAGTGGCACGCCACCAACACCCACCGCTACCACCTGCCCAACTACTGGTAG